Proteins encoded by one window of Colletes latitarsis isolate SP2378_abdomen chromosome 5, iyColLati1, whole genome shotgun sequence:
- the L(2)k05819 gene encoding transmembrane protein 94-like protein l(2)k05819 isoform X4: MDGDQVKDNASKTTENTNNKSAEPLGLTTKSALETLQRDIKRVLQEYKEDYRKNKRYKAWLKDTLHHRSQYTTLCWTSAIALLINAIILIVAFFTIDDTWYSTLPYEGLSVCCLVVLNFILVVSDNKLRHEEIPHRVQILFDQLEVAKNCSQWNPENYPHLCSPLSPCLTLQWTYRDGHIVNLPWALLVAGDIIVIKPGQQAPGYCVPYDDADASVLHAREVYSPQVHNANEIFSTPQARAPLKNKVYKLQETPYLMNLRMALDQALDRPVTYHNRKRHLLMICCIEQLAYPVLLIIVLVVNLFRYSYLSEYFGVGYWNEMFLLQPIAISIPLLPLVFPICWIFLNCFGMARFKALFKLYQSSEKLQFVDPFEDTDISGPSYPDVVYNWLELKEYFFSILFGKEHMMSRSANILHVLGSVTALCCVDKKGILSWPNPTAEKVFFLRNSNTLSPSSSTGSLDRTSEPQCQTQTEDSKQYSNKTSYVQHDMSHSTAEVLDLTHDHALPFRLQFDDHSWRQHLNSLKPLGLAILLNTCNMDTQEHYMQFCCHVTCEALYNENLVPVTNRRCLCELAKQIGFQDQAQHIFQLEQQLSTFRHVQPEMVRRDIKFARSLSIATKLKFPFPHMVAVVVKERSGGGLQLLTQGTADIILDSCIEFWDGHDLCPLSATDRKKVQDFYQRTSLTSYCTAFAYRPLTRGINKKMSKIYLELPADSKHLYTPHRSPTPLPWDFRNVLDPRVKGILGQFHSTDSLLCNENKDDNVSDVESCFDIQCNQVFIGMVTMQYQAQTDMVQLIEQLDRACIRFVHFSKENELRSRVFSEKMGLESGWNCHISLLSERARSESPVGWWVSQAAAMSSPTPSAQSHQHNYSCMDEASHLLNRISPRTNLDNSRAMSMSAPSAINTDFSTVKFDDETTEWNDIGLSQVKSAMSHREQDTVKSEDSVLVQSVDLGSGQEAWRSLSCLTDSTEQSAPVNFDLSNRAKLPRGIDKIRPHIELIDNVPLLVSLFTDCNTAVTREMLHIMQDYGEVVCVLGSSANAENMPIFMQADAGVAVEPLYPQVCQRVPVLSPTREDQGPSPVDLSRALNSIACSLSVKREDPIAIFHLIMEARHYMKCLWNCVQFWLCCTVTLSFTQAVSGFLLLPPLFSVDQVLWLSCLIIPMLSISMIATPKDTTIMQRATGKNQCTINGQVALFVLWCYGSKFLPTIVTIVLSQCISFLTLCPTYTTTDSKCLYVYPDTRGEVSWGGWGAKPNVILVVQHFALTLLVLHLVTISIGFVHREYSIWKKQPFNNFVWFLSAFITLCAQAAFSGTVFCKFWKEEGQKIEDFPIHLPLFFLISLPFIFTVNELIKWQEIKVNVRYQKRARLEFGTKLGMNSPF; encoded by the exons ATGGATGGTGATCAGGTAAAGGACAATGCTTCTAAAACAACAGAAAATACAAATAACAAATCTGCAGAACCATTAGGATTAACTACAAAATCTGCTCTTgagacattacaacgtgatatcaAAAGAGTCTTACAAGAATACAAAGAAGACTACAGAAAAAACAA AAGATATAAAGCATGGCTAAAAGATACTTTACATCATCGTAGTCAATACACAACTCTTTGTTGGACTTCAGCAATTGCACTTTTGATTAATGCAATTATTCTTATTGTTGCTTTCTTCACAATTGATGATACATG GTATTCTACATTGCCTTATGAAGGATTGAGTGTCTGTTGTTTAGTAgtcttaaattttattttagttgTATCAGATAATAAATTACGACATGAAGAGATCCCTCATAGAGTACAAATTCTATTTGATCAACTAGAAG TTGCCAAAAATTGTTCCCAATGGAACCCTGAAAATTATCCACATTTATGCAGTCCATTGTCTCCCTGTTTAACTTTACAATGGACTTACCGTGATGGTCATATTGTGAATTTGCCATGGGCATTATTAGTTGCTGGAgatataattgtaattaaacctggacaacaAGCACCTGGGTACTGTGTTCCTTATGAT GATGCAGATGCATCAGTGTTACATGCAAGGGAAGTGTATAGTCCTCAGGTTCATAATGCAAATGAAATTTTCTCAACACCGCAGGCGCGGGCACCATTGAAAAATAAAGTTTATAAACTTCAAGAAACACCATACTTAATGAATCTCAGAATGGCACTTGATCAAGCTCTTGACAGACCAGTCACATatcataatcgcaaacgacattTATTAATGATTTGTTGCATTGAACAACTAGCTTATCCAGTTCTTTTAATTATTGTATTAGTTGTAAATTTATTCCGATATTCATATTTATCGGAATACTTCGGTGTTGGGTACTGGAATGAAATGTTTTTACTACAACCAATTGCTATTAGCATTCCTCTACTTCCGTTAGTATTTCCGATTTGTTGGATTTTCTTGAACTGTTTTGGAATGGCACGATTTAAAGCTTTATTTAAACTTTATCAATCTTCGGAAAAACTTCAG tttgTGGATCCTTTTGAAGATACAGATATTTCTGGCCCCAGTTATCCAGATGTAGTATATAATTGGTTGGAACtgaaagaatattttttcaGTATTCTCTTTGGTAAAGAacacatgatgtcaaggtctgCAAATATTCTTCACGTTTTGGGATCGGTCACG GCATTATGTTGTGTGGATAAAAAAGGAATACTTTCATGGCCTAATCCAACAGCTGAAAAAGTATTTTTCTTACGTAATTCCAATACTTTATCTCCGTCTTCaag CACTGGTAGTTTAGACAGAACATCTGAACCTCAATGCCAAACTCAAACTGAAGATTCGAAACAGTATTCAAATAAAACGTCCTATGTACAACATG ataTGTCTCATTCAACGGCCGAAGTTTTGGACCTTACTCATGATCATGCTTTACCGTTTCGACTACAGTTTGACGATCATTCTTGGAGACAGCACTTGAATTCGTTGAAACCACTAGGTCTAGCAATTCTACTCAACACATGTAACATGGACACACAAGAACATTATATGCAGTTCTGTTGCCATGTCACTTGTGAAGCTCTGTACAATGAGAATCTTGTACCAGTTACGAATAGACG GTGTCTATGCGAATTAGCAAAGCAGATAGGTTTCCAAGACCAGGCACAACACATATTTCAATTGGAGCAACAACTATCTACGTTCAGACACGTT CAACCAGAAATGGTTCGACGCGATATAAAGTTCGCACGCTCTTTGAGTAtcgcgacaaaattaaaatttcctttCCCGCATATGGTTGCCGTGGTAGTCAAAGAACGCAGTGGAGGTGGTTTACAATTATTGACACAAGGGACAGCAGATATAATTTTGGATTCCTGTATTGAATTTTGGGATGGTCATGATCTCTGTCCACTTTCCGCAACCGACAG GAAAAAGGTGCAAGATTTTTACCAAAGGACGAGCTTAACGTCATATTGCACTGCATTTGCATATAGACCATTGACACGGGGGATCAATAAAAAAATGTCTAAAATATATTTAGAGCTTCCCGCAGATAGCAAACATTTATATACTCCTCACAGAAGTCCTACACCATTACCTTGGGACTTTAGAAATGTTCTTGATCCAAGGGTAAAAGGCATACTTGGACAATTTCATTCAACCG ATTCCTTGCTGTGCAACGAAAACAAAGACGATAATGTGAGCGACGTTGAAAGTTGTTTTGATATTCAATGTAATCAAGTTTTTATCGGGATGGTAACTATGCAATATCAAGCACAAACGGATATG gtACAATTGATCGAACAACTCGACAGAGCTTGTATCCGTTTCGTTCACTTCAGTAAAGAGAACGAATTAAGATCACGCGTGTTTTCGGAGAAAATGGGGCTCGAAAGTGGATGGAATTGTCATATATCATTGCTCAGTGAAAGAGCTAG GTCAGAGAGTCCAGTGGGTTGGTGGGTGAGCCAGGCAGCAGCCATGTCCTCACCCACGCCCTCGGCCCAATCTCATCAACATAATTACTCCTGCATGGATGAGGCCAGCCACTTGCTTAATCGTATCTCTCCTCG CACGAATTTGGACAATAGCCGTGCCATGAGTATGTCCGCACCAAGCGCTATAAATACAGATTTCTCTACTGTAAAATTCGACGACGAGACTACGGAGTGGAACGACATAGGACTATCTCAAGTTAAAAGTGCTATGAGCCATAG AGAACAGGACACAGTGAAAAGCGAAGATAGTGTACTTGTGCAAAGTGTGGAtttaggatctgggcaagaagcatGGCGATCTTTGAGTTGTCTCACAGACAGTACAGAGCAGAGTGCTCCTGTAAATTTTGATTTATCAAACAGA GCAAAACTTCCGCGAGGTATCGATAAAATTCGACCGCATATAGAGTTGATAGACAACGTACCACTTTTGGTATCTTTGTTTACTGACTGCAACACTGCTGTTACAAGAGAAATGTTGCACATCATGCAAGACTATGGAGAAGTCGTTTGCGTTCTAGGCTCTTCTGCTAATGCAGAGAACATGCCTATTTTTATGCAAGCAGATGCAGG agTGGCAGTAGAACCATTATATCCACAAGTTTGTCAAAGAGTTCCTGTATTATCTCCGacgagagaagaccaaggaccaTCTCCTGTTGATTTAAGCAGGGCATTAAATTCAATTGCTTGTTCGTTAAGCGTTAAACGTGAAGATCCGATCGCAATATTTCATTTGATTATGGAG GCTCGTCATTACATGAAGTGTCTTTGGAATTGTGTACAATTCTGGCTCTGTTGTACAGTTACTCTTTCTTTTACTCAAGCTGTATCTGGTTTCTTACTTCTACCACCTCTATTCTCTGTTGATCAAGTTTTATGGTTGAGTTGCTTAATCATTCCAATGTTATCAATATCCATGATTGCTACACCAAAGGATACTACTATAATGCAGCGTGCTACCGGAAAAAATCAATGCACCATAAATGGTCAG GTTGCATTATTTGTTCTGTGGTGTTATGGCAGCAAATTTTTACCAACAATCGTAACAATAGTTTTATCACAGTGTATCTCATTTTTAACTTTATGTCCCACTTATACGACAACAGACTCTAAATGTCTCTATGTGTATCCCGATACACGCGGCGAAGTTTCATGGGGCGGTTGGGGTGCTAAACCAAATGTTATtttggtggtacaacattttgCGTTGACGTTGTTAGTTTTACATTTAG TAACAATCTCCATAGGCTTTGTACATAGAGAATATTCTATTTGGAAGAAACAACCTTTTAACAACTTTGTTTGGTTTTTAAGTGCATTTATAAC ATTATGCGCACAAGCAGCATTCTCAGGGACTGTATTCTGTAAATTTTGGAAAGAAGAGGGCCAAAAGATTGAAGACTTTCCTATTCATCTTCCTCTATTTTTCTTAATCTCATTGCCATTTATCTTTACAGTTAATGAACTAATTAAATGGCAAGAAATTAA AGTAAATGTAAGATATCAGAAGAGAGCTCGACTAGAATTTGGTACAAAGCTTGGAATGAATTCTCCATTTTAA
- the L(2)k05819 gene encoding transmembrane protein 94-like protein l(2)k05819 isoform X2: MDGDQVKDNASKTTENTNNKSAEPLGLTTKSALETLQRDIKRVLQEYKEDYRKNKRYKAWLKDTLHHRSQYTTLCWTSAIALLINAIILIVAFFTIDDTWYSTLPYEGLSVCCLVVLNFILVVSDNKLRHEEIPHRVQILFDQLEVAKNCSQWNPENYPHLCSPLSPCLTLQWTYRDGHIVNLPWALLVAGDIIVIKPGQQAPGYCVPYDDADASVLHAREVYSPQVHNANEIFSTPQARAPLKNKVYKLQETPYLMNLRMALDQALDRPVTYHNRKRHLLMICCIEQLAYPVLLIIVLVVNLFRYSYLSEYFGVGYWNEMFLLQPIAISIPLLPLVFPICWIFLNCFGMARFKALFKLYQSSEKLQFVDPFEDTDISGPSYPDVVYNWLELKEYFFSILFGKEHMMSRSANILHVLGSVTALCCVDKKGILSWPNPTAEKVFFLRNSNTLSPSSSTGSLDRTSEPQCQTQTEDSKQYSNKTSYVQHDMSHSTAEVLDLTHDHALPFRLQFDDHSWRQHLNSLKPLGLAILLNTCNMDTQEHYMQFCCHVTCEALYNENLVPVTNRRYQDHSIEDKSGYEAKDTMQSSRQVYLVDESGSLGQMWCLCELAKQIGFQDQAQHIFQLEQQLSTFRHVQPEMVRRDIKFARSLSIATKLKFPFPHMVAVVVKERSGGGLQLLTQGTADIILDSCIEFWDGHDLCPLSATDRKKVQDFYQRTSLTSYCTAFAYRPLTRGINKKMSKIYLELPADSKHLYTPHRSPTPLPWDFRNVLDPRVKGILGQFHSTDSLLCNENKDDNVSDVESCFDIQCNQVFIGMVTMQYQAQTDMVQLIEQLDRACIRFVHFSKENELRSRVFSEKMGLESGWNCHISLLSERARRQQWLERYPHMTPSYMSESPVGWWVSQAAAMSSPTPSAQSHQHNYSCMDEASHLLNRISPRTNLDNSRAMSMSAPSAINTDFSTVKFDDETTEWNDIGLSQVKSAMSHREQDTVKSEDSVLVQSVDLGSGQEAWRSLSCLTDSTEQSAPVNFDLSNRAKLPRGIDKIRPHIELIDNVPLLVSLFTDCNTAVTREMLHIMQDYGEVVCVLGSSANAENMPIFMQADAGVAVEPLYPQVCQRVPVLSPTREDQGPSPVDLSRALNSIACSLSVKREDPIAIFHLIMEARHYMKCLWNCVQFWLCCTVTLSFTQAVSGFLLLPPLFSVDQVLWLSCLIIPMLSISMIATPKDTTIMQRATGKNQCTINGQVALFVLWCYGSKFLPTIVTIVLSQCISFLTLCPTYTTTDSKCLYVYPDTRGEVSWGGWGAKPNVILVVQHFALTLLVLHLVTISIGFVHREYSIWKKQPFNNFVWFLSAFITLCAQAAFSGTVFCKFWKEEGQKIEDFPIHLPLFFLISLPFIFTVNELIKWQEIKVNVRYQKRARLEFGTKLGMNSPF, from the exons ATGGATGGTGATCAGGTAAAGGACAATGCTTCTAAAACAACAGAAAATACAAATAACAAATCTGCAGAACCATTAGGATTAACTACAAAATCTGCTCTTgagacattacaacgtgatatcaAAAGAGTCTTACAAGAATACAAAGAAGACTACAGAAAAAACAA AAGATATAAAGCATGGCTAAAAGATACTTTACATCATCGTAGTCAATACACAACTCTTTGTTGGACTTCAGCAATTGCACTTTTGATTAATGCAATTATTCTTATTGTTGCTTTCTTCACAATTGATGATACATG GTATTCTACATTGCCTTATGAAGGATTGAGTGTCTGTTGTTTAGTAgtcttaaattttattttagttgTATCAGATAATAAATTACGACATGAAGAGATCCCTCATAGAGTACAAATTCTATTTGATCAACTAGAAG TTGCCAAAAATTGTTCCCAATGGAACCCTGAAAATTATCCACATTTATGCAGTCCATTGTCTCCCTGTTTAACTTTACAATGGACTTACCGTGATGGTCATATTGTGAATTTGCCATGGGCATTATTAGTTGCTGGAgatataattgtaattaaacctggacaacaAGCACCTGGGTACTGTGTTCCTTATGAT GATGCAGATGCATCAGTGTTACATGCAAGGGAAGTGTATAGTCCTCAGGTTCATAATGCAAATGAAATTTTCTCAACACCGCAGGCGCGGGCACCATTGAAAAATAAAGTTTATAAACTTCAAGAAACACCATACTTAATGAATCTCAGAATGGCACTTGATCAAGCTCTTGACAGACCAGTCACATatcataatcgcaaacgacattTATTAATGATTTGTTGCATTGAACAACTAGCTTATCCAGTTCTTTTAATTATTGTATTAGTTGTAAATTTATTCCGATATTCATATTTATCGGAATACTTCGGTGTTGGGTACTGGAATGAAATGTTTTTACTACAACCAATTGCTATTAGCATTCCTCTACTTCCGTTAGTATTTCCGATTTGTTGGATTTTCTTGAACTGTTTTGGAATGGCACGATTTAAAGCTTTATTTAAACTTTATCAATCTTCGGAAAAACTTCAG tttgTGGATCCTTTTGAAGATACAGATATTTCTGGCCCCAGTTATCCAGATGTAGTATATAATTGGTTGGAACtgaaagaatattttttcaGTATTCTCTTTGGTAAAGAacacatgatgtcaaggtctgCAAATATTCTTCACGTTTTGGGATCGGTCACG GCATTATGTTGTGTGGATAAAAAAGGAATACTTTCATGGCCTAATCCAACAGCTGAAAAAGTATTTTTCTTACGTAATTCCAATACTTTATCTCCGTCTTCaag CACTGGTAGTTTAGACAGAACATCTGAACCTCAATGCCAAACTCAAACTGAAGATTCGAAACAGTATTCAAATAAAACGTCCTATGTACAACATG ataTGTCTCATTCAACGGCCGAAGTTTTGGACCTTACTCATGATCATGCTTTACCGTTTCGACTACAGTTTGACGATCATTCTTGGAGACAGCACTTGAATTCGTTGAAACCACTAGGTCTAGCAATTCTACTCAACACATGTAACATGGACACACAAGAACATTATATGCAGTTCTGTTGCCATGTCACTTGTGAAGCTCTGTACAATGAGAATCTTGTACCAGTTACGAATAGACG CTACCAGGATCACAGTATAGAAGATAAGAGTGGGTATGAGGCAAAAGATACAATGCAAAGTTCAAGACAAGTGTATTTAGTCGACGAATCAGGGAGCCTTGGACAGATGTG GTGTCTATGCGAATTAGCAAAGCAGATAGGTTTCCAAGACCAGGCACAACACATATTTCAATTGGAGCAACAACTATCTACGTTCAGACACGTT CAACCAGAAATGGTTCGACGCGATATAAAGTTCGCACGCTCTTTGAGTAtcgcgacaaaattaaaatttcctttCCCGCATATGGTTGCCGTGGTAGTCAAAGAACGCAGTGGAGGTGGTTTACAATTATTGACACAAGGGACAGCAGATATAATTTTGGATTCCTGTATTGAATTTTGGGATGGTCATGATCTCTGTCCACTTTCCGCAACCGACAG GAAAAAGGTGCAAGATTTTTACCAAAGGACGAGCTTAACGTCATATTGCACTGCATTTGCATATAGACCATTGACACGGGGGATCAATAAAAAAATGTCTAAAATATATTTAGAGCTTCCCGCAGATAGCAAACATTTATATACTCCTCACAGAAGTCCTACACCATTACCTTGGGACTTTAGAAATGTTCTTGATCCAAGGGTAAAAGGCATACTTGGACAATTTCATTCAACCG ATTCCTTGCTGTGCAACGAAAACAAAGACGATAATGTGAGCGACGTTGAAAGTTGTTTTGATATTCAATGTAATCAAGTTTTTATCGGGATGGTAACTATGCAATATCAAGCACAAACGGATATG gtACAATTGATCGAACAACTCGACAGAGCTTGTATCCGTTTCGTTCACTTCAGTAAAGAGAACGAATTAAGATCACGCGTGTTTTCGGAGAAAATGGGGCTCGAAAGTGGATGGAATTGTCATATATCATTGCTCAGTGAAAGAGCTAG GAGACAGCAATGGCTGGAGAGATATCCACACATGACCCCATCGTATAT GTCAGAGAGTCCAGTGGGTTGGTGGGTGAGCCAGGCAGCAGCCATGTCCTCACCCACGCCCTCGGCCCAATCTCATCAACATAATTACTCCTGCATGGATGAGGCCAGCCACTTGCTTAATCGTATCTCTCCTCG CACGAATTTGGACAATAGCCGTGCCATGAGTATGTCCGCACCAAGCGCTATAAATACAGATTTCTCTACTGTAAAATTCGACGACGAGACTACGGAGTGGAACGACATAGGACTATCTCAAGTTAAAAGTGCTATGAGCCATAG AGAACAGGACACAGTGAAAAGCGAAGATAGTGTACTTGTGCAAAGTGTGGAtttaggatctgggcaagaagcatGGCGATCTTTGAGTTGTCTCACAGACAGTACAGAGCAGAGTGCTCCTGTAAATTTTGATTTATCAAACAGA GCAAAACTTCCGCGAGGTATCGATAAAATTCGACCGCATATAGAGTTGATAGACAACGTACCACTTTTGGTATCTTTGTTTACTGACTGCAACACTGCTGTTACAAGAGAAATGTTGCACATCATGCAAGACTATGGAGAAGTCGTTTGCGTTCTAGGCTCTTCTGCTAATGCAGAGAACATGCCTATTTTTATGCAAGCAGATGCAGG agTGGCAGTAGAACCATTATATCCACAAGTTTGTCAAAGAGTTCCTGTATTATCTCCGacgagagaagaccaaggaccaTCTCCTGTTGATTTAAGCAGGGCATTAAATTCAATTGCTTGTTCGTTAAGCGTTAAACGTGAAGATCCGATCGCAATATTTCATTTGATTATGGAG GCTCGTCATTACATGAAGTGTCTTTGGAATTGTGTACAATTCTGGCTCTGTTGTACAGTTACTCTTTCTTTTACTCAAGCTGTATCTGGTTTCTTACTTCTACCACCTCTATTCTCTGTTGATCAAGTTTTATGGTTGAGTTGCTTAATCATTCCAATGTTATCAATATCCATGATTGCTACACCAAAGGATACTACTATAATGCAGCGTGCTACCGGAAAAAATCAATGCACCATAAATGGTCAG GTTGCATTATTTGTTCTGTGGTGTTATGGCAGCAAATTTTTACCAACAATCGTAACAATAGTTTTATCACAGTGTATCTCATTTTTAACTTTATGTCCCACTTATACGACAACAGACTCTAAATGTCTCTATGTGTATCCCGATACACGCGGCGAAGTTTCATGGGGCGGTTGGGGTGCTAAACCAAATGTTATtttggtggtacaacattttgCGTTGACGTTGTTAGTTTTACATTTAG TAACAATCTCCATAGGCTTTGTACATAGAGAATATTCTATTTGGAAGAAACAACCTTTTAACAACTTTGTTTGGTTTTTAAGTGCATTTATAAC ATTATGCGCACAAGCAGCATTCTCAGGGACTGTATTCTGTAAATTTTGGAAAGAAGAGGGCCAAAAGATTGAAGACTTTCCTATTCATCTTCCTCTATTTTTCTTAATCTCATTGCCATTTATCTTTACAGTTAATGAACTAATTAAATGGCAAGAAATTAA AGTAAATGTAAGATATCAGAAGAGAGCTCGACTAGAATTTGGTACAAAGCTTGGAATGAATTCTCCATTTTAA